CCGGCTACGACAAATGTACGCCCATCAACTTGGGAAAACTCTGCCAGCTTGATCAGCAGATCAATGCCCGCCCGCTCTTCTATACTTCGTACAATCAGGATAAAATCATCCTTTTTTACAATATCATCTGCCCAGCTCCGACCATTGTTACTCATCGGTTCATAATGGGAAGTATTGGGGATAATACTATAATTGGTTCGTCTGCCAAACAACGATTGCTCCATAGCAAACCGTGAAACAAAATGAACCCGGCCACACCGATAATAGAGCAGCTTTTCGAGCAGATAAAAAATCAACCTCCCACGTTTATGTTTGCTCTTATCCAAATAATAAAGAGCGTCATGCACCGATAAAATACCGGTTCTATAGATTAAAAAAGCCGAAAGCAGGGCATTATGTGAATGAATAATCAGATGCTTCTGCTTTTGTTTAATTTTGAAAAGGATTGCATTCAGTCGCACCGGCCAAAACCAGTCATTCTTAAGCGATAGGCAGATATAGTGGCGTCCACCTTTGTATGCGGTTGTGCTCTCTCCCCAATGGATATAATAGATGCGCTGAAAACTATACGACTGCGATTGCATTTCAATGACGTTTTCGACCCCGCGCTTATGGGTTTGATACGCGTTGCTTCCAAAATATACAATGGCAGGTTGTTTTTCAGTCACAGTTCTCTATGGTCAAAAGGGGTGAAATTTAATATAAATCCGTTTTACTCATAAAATACAAAGCTACAATGTTTCGGTCTGTTTACCGAACGCATATTGATTTTTTTGTAGCTCCTAAAGCGAAATGTGACATAACGTTCTATTCCGCTCAAAAACAAATCAACCTCATACCTTAAGCCGGGATTGTAAAAATTGAAGATATACTCGTTTTTCCTTCGTATGCAACCGGGAATCAAACACAATCGGTATTCTGATAACAAAATAGAGAATACGAAATAATAGGTAGTTCCAATATTTCGAATGCTTGCGAAAATAGTAAAACATACTCGTCTCATGCTGCATACGCCTTGCAGTTGAAAAATCCGGTCTTTCATCGCTCCTGCCTTCTAAATGAACTATTTTGGGCTCTTTCATAATAATTCTCTGGTATCCGCCACTTGGCTTGCCCATTCTGTATTGTAAATCAGCATCTTCAAAATACATAAAAAAAGCAGGATCAAAACCATTGAATTGCTCCATGACCGATGCCTTTACAAACAGGTCAGCACCCGTAATGTAATCTACCATGTAAAATGGCGTTGAAGCATCATAACAGTACATCTCCTGCCCCCGTTTCCGGATTAAATATCCTCGTTCCACATAACCCGACAAAACGTCATGAATCGTTCTCCACATGGAAGGATATCTTCCCGAAGAATGAACAATATTGTCATTTTTATCCCGTAAAATAGTTCCCAGTGCACCAATATTTCCCTCTGCATAATGCGTATAAAAATCATAGAATAGTTTGATGGCATTGTTTTGGATCAGGGTATCCGAATTCAGCAACAACAGATAAGTCCCGCTTGCGACCTTCATTCCCATATTATTTGCCGCACCAAACCCTACATTCGTATCGTTTTCAATCAACTTCACCTGGGGAAATTCAGTTCTTATAGCTTCTAAAGAATCATCCTCCGAGTGATTATCTACCACAATAATCTCATACGCTATATCGCAGGTATATGTCACGATCGAACGAATACATGGCATAACCAGTTCTTTCGTATTGTAATTCACTATAATTACAGAGACATCCATCTAAGTACACGTATTACTTATGTTAGTCGATACTGGACAGTATATAAGCAGATTGAAGGATCGAAGGATTGAGTGATTGAGGGTTCTAACTTCCGTAACTTATTTAATTTCATACTGTTCAGATTCCTACTATACTACCGTCCACCAGCTACTACACTACTTTGAGGTTGTTATCTTCTTTTCTTCATGCAACTTCCTTAACTTCTGACCTTCCTTAACTTCCTACTGTTTTATCGGTTATTCTGTTACTCCGTCATTCAGTTATTCAGATTTCCTACTACACTACCATCTACTCACTACTATCTACTGAATAGTTATCTTCAAATTTTCATTGTCAATTGGATTCCTTACTCTGTAAGTGAATCTACAAATTCTCCACACCTCAAAATCTTCCCGCTATTGGTTTTATTGAATAGCAAATGCTCAAAATCTTTTTGCTTCTTTTTTAAATCAACCGTTTCCAGTAGTTTGGCTGTTGCTTGTTTGAACTCTTGCAAATTGTGCACCCCACAACGTTTTGAAAGAAAACTATAGTCTGGTTTGGTTTGCGCCAGTAAAAACATCACGTCATAAAAATCACGTCCTTTAGAACGGGCTAACATGGCAGCTATCTTCATGCTGCACAATACTCCGTCGGAGGGAACCGGGAAAGGGAAAAAGAATCCGCAGCCTTTGATATTCGTGATCACTGGTGGATAAGCGACTCCCTGACCCTGGCTTTCGACCTTTACAAAAAAACGTTCTTCCTTATGTCCGCTTAATTCCAAAGCAAACAACAGCTCCGGGAAATAGATATTACGCCTAAAAGCTGTCAGTCTGGGATTGTCTTTGTCTTTTGTTTCTACCCGTAATCCGGAACGTTTTAAAAACCGGATTATTTCGTTTGTCATTTCAATAAATTCATCTTGCGAAAGATCTGTGCAATCAAAGTCCAGGCCTTCGGAGAATCGGTCTATTCCTTTTACTAAACGGAGATTTGTTCCACCGATAAAAACTATCTTCCGGATATAGGGTGTAGAAGAAAGGTAATCCAGCATCATCAACTGTAAATACTCTTTTAATATATGTTTGTCGAAAATCGAATTTTTACGGAGTTGATCCGGGAAATAATTTCTTATCTGTTCAATGGGTATCATAAATGGTAGGTTTTAAAAAGTAACCTGGCCCGATGGTCGAGTGCCTTGCTTTGAAACCGGACGCAATAATCAGCCAGTAAATCCTTATTTAAATTATCATGCAAGAAACTCCCATCCAAGCGTAACTCTTTCAATTCCTGTTTGTTGTTGTAGAACGGATAGAGGTACAGTAAGTCAAGCAATGCCTTTTCGGGTGTGGCAAACGGTATAGCGTTAGTTCCCTTCATTGGCTTTAACTCGTATCCAAAGATCAGGTTTTCTTTGACATTATGATAAGCGTATTCTCCAAAGTCATTATGAAATGAGGTTGTCTTTAGGGACGTTACGCTCGTGATTTGCACTACTGCCTCAGGAATCATTCCATAAAATGCCAATGCCGTATGCAGGCTGATATAAGAGGGTCGGTAAATGCGGTTGGCAAAATAAAGGGAATAATCCGGCTTGTTCTTATATTCTGAAAAAGCAAAATATCCCTGTCTTAATCGGATGATATACCCCTTCTTAGACCACCGGGTAAGATTATTGCGGTCAAAATCAGGCTGCCATGCATATATCTGATAGATACTGAAGCATGCTAAATCGAACATTTTATCTTTGAATTCCAGAAAAGTCATTTCGTTTCTATTATGCTGCAAATATAGTGCATTTTAGAAACAAAAGAATGATTTTAACATCCTATCCCCGGAATTTTCAAAGAGCCAAAGGATTGATGGACTGAGGGACAGAATAAAAAAGCCAAGAAATCTGCTGACTCTTGACTCTTGGTTCTTTTACTCAATCCTTCCATGCCAAAATCTTCACAGTTTGGTCAAAAGAAAATCTTTTAAGTGCATTTGTTCAATGCCGTTATAATTACTTCCTGCACTATATTCATCCATTGTTACCACATATTTACGATAGTTATCCTCAATTTTTAACAAATTTCCAAATTCCCGGTTCACCGTGCTTTCATCAGTAAGCATGTATGCCACCTGAACATAAATGAATTTCCCTTCTTTTTCCGCCACAAAATCGACTTCCGTTGATTCAAATCGTCCTACATACACTTTATATCCTAAACGAATTAAGTGAAGGTAAACAGCGTTTTCCATCACTTTATTGATATCTTTTCTTCTGTTAAATCCACGAATACTATTTCGAAGGCCTATGTCTTCAAAATAATATTTCTCTCCCACTTCAAATACTCTTAATCCTGCAATATCATAACGTGGCACTTTATAAACAAAAAATGCAGCAGCAAGCGGCTTCAAATAATTCAACACGGCTTGTGTGGTAACAGAAGTACGTTGCAATTTCAAATACTTTGCTATGTTATTAGCCGAAAACAGATTGCCAACATTGTCAGCAAGAAACTCCACCAAGTTTTCCAAAAATGTGATATTACGGATTCCTTCACGAGCCACAACATCTTTCAACAAAATAGTGGAGTACACATTACGCAAATACTCAAACGCGGAGGTATCGTCTAATCCTATCACTTTCAAAAACGGCATCCCGCCAACCGTAAGATATTTATTCAGATTTTCCGTCGAACTATCCAATTGGAAGAAATTCAAAAACTCATCATACCCCAACGAATGAACGGTAAATTCAATATATCTTCCGGCTAAAAAAGTGGCCAATTCCCCCGAAAGCATGTTGGCATTGCTCCCGCTACAAAACAGATCACAACAATTTTCGGCAAGCAAACTCCGCAACGCTTTCTCAAAATGTGCAATCTCTTGTATCTCATCCACAAAGAGATAGTTTTTAACGCCATCCTTCAAATGATCCTTTACAAAATGATACAGGATGTCATCATCCGTAATATGTTCGTATGGATTTAGCTCTTTATTGATATATATTATATTAGATAATGCATCTGCCTGTTTAATATCCTCTATTAATTGAAAAAGGATATAACTTTTCCCCACTCTGCGCTGTCCGGAGATCACTTTTATAATTGCTTTATCAATAAACGGTTTTATCCGTTCGGTATAGATCGGACGAGGAATAAAGGGTCTGGCTTTTAATATTTCATCTATCATAATGGATATTTTTCGGATAAACAACAAATTTATCTATTATAATTGACAAATATACACATAATTCTCCTTTGTAGTTCTTTCTGTCCATGCCTTGCCATTTTTTATTCAGATCTCATCACCACATTAGCTCAGATTGCTTGGCTCTTGATTCCTGGTTCTTGGCTATTGGCTATTTTA
The sequence above is drawn from the Microbacter margulisiae genome and encodes:
- a CDS encoding glycosyltransferase, which codes for MTEKQPAIVYFGSNAYQTHKRGVENVIEMQSQSYSFQRIYYIHWGESTTAYKGGRHYICLSLKNDWFWPVRLNAILFKIKQKQKHLIIHSHNALLSAFLIYRTGILSVHDALYYLDKSKHKRGRLIFYLLEKLLYYRCGRVHFVSRFAMEQSLFGRRTNYSIIPNTSHYEPMSNNGRSWADDIVKKDDFILIVRSIEERAGIDLLIKLAEFSQVDGRTFVVAGKGPLLEYYQEQITQKGLQNIRMLGYVDDQLLLALYAQCALVMVTATYGEGFGMPIIEGYLFNKPVIASNCCAIPEIIISNDFLFDNRVEAMDCAIRFALTNRDNYDFRGYYEHRFSNELMMEAYKLLYNRALK
- a CDS encoding glycosyltransferase family 2 protein, with product MDVSVIIVNYNTKELVMPCIRSIVTYTCDIAYEIIVVDNHSEDDSLEAIRTEFPQVKLIENDTNVGFGAANNMGMKVASGTYLLLLNSDTLIQNNAIKLFYDFYTHYAEGNIGALGTILRDKNDNIVHSSGRYPSMWRTIHDVLSGYVERGYLIRKRGQEMYCYDASTPFYMVDYITGADLFVKASVMEQFNGFDPAFFMYFEDADLQYRMGKPSGGYQRIIMKEPKIVHLEGRSDERPDFSTARRMQHETSMFYYFRKHSKYWNYLLFRILYFVIRIPIVFDSRLHTKEKRVYLQFLQSRLKV
- a CDS encoding nucleotidyl transferase AbiEii/AbiGii toxin family protein, which encodes MIPIEQIRNYFPDQLRKNSIFDKHILKEYLQLMMLDYLSSTPYIRKIVFIGGTNLRLVKGIDRFSEGLDFDCTDLSQDEFIEMTNEIIRFLKRSGLRVETKDKDNPRLTAFRRNIYFPELLFALELSGHKEERFFVKVESQGQGVAYPPVITNIKGCGFFFPFPVPSDGVLCSMKIAAMLARSKGRDFYDVMFLLAQTKPDYSFLSKRCGVHNLQEFKQATAKLLETVDLKKKQKDFEHLLFNKTNSGKILRCGEFVDSLTE
- a CDS encoding type IV toxin-antitoxin system AbiEi family antitoxin domain-containing protein — encoded protein: MTFLEFKDKMFDLACFSIYQIYAWQPDFDRNNLTRWSKKGYIIRLRQGYFAFSEYKNKPDYSLYFANRIYRPSYISLHTALAFYGMIPEAVVQITSVTSLKTTSFHNDFGEYAYHNVKENLIFGYELKPMKGTNAIPFATPEKALLDLLYLYPFYNNKQELKELRLDGSFLHDNLNKDLLADYCVRFQSKALDHRARLLFKTYHL
- a CDS encoding ATP-binding protein → MIDEILKARPFIPRPIYTERIKPFIDKAIIKVISGQRRVGKSYILFQLIEDIKQADALSNIIYINKELNPYEHITDDDILYHFVKDHLKDGVKNYLFVDEIQEIAHFEKALRSLLAENCCDLFCSGSNANMLSGELATFLAGRYIEFTVHSLGYDEFLNFFQLDSSTENLNKYLTVGGMPFLKVIGLDDTSAFEYLRNVYSTILLKDVVAREGIRNITFLENLVEFLADNVGNLFSANNIAKYLKLQRTSVTTQAVLNYLKPLAAAFFVYKVPRYDIAGLRVFEVGEKYYFEDIGLRNSIRGFNRRKDINKVMENAVYLHLIRLGYKVYVGRFESTEVDFVAEKEGKFIYVQVAYMLTDESTVNREFGNLLKIEDNYRKYVVTMDEYSAGSNYNGIEQMHLKDFLLTKL